Proteins encoded by one window of Manis pentadactyla isolate mManPen7 chromosome X, mManPen7.hap1, whole genome shotgun sequence:
- the MED12 gene encoding mediator of RNA polymerase II transcription subunit 12, with protein sequence MAAFGILSYEHRPLKRPRLGPPDVYPQDPKQKEDELTALNVKQGFNNQPAVSGDEHGSAKNVNFNPAKISSNFSSIIAEKLRCNTLPDTGRRKPQVNQKDNFWLVTARSQSAINTWFTDLAGTKPLTQLAKKVPIFSKKEEVFGYLAKYTVPVMRAAWLIKMTCAYYAAITETKVKKRHVVDPFMEWTQIITKYLWEQLQKMAEYYRPGPAGSGGCASTIGPLPHDVEVAIRQWDYNEKLAMFMFQDGMLDRHEFLTWVLECFEKIRPGEDELLKLLLPLLLRYSGEFVQSAYLSRRLAYFCTRRLALQLDGVSSHSSHVMSAQSTSTLPTTPAPQPPASSTPSAPFSDLLMCPQHRPLVFGLSCILQTILLCCPSALVWHYSLTDSRIKTGSPLDHLPIAPSNLPMPEGNSAFTQQVRAKLREIEQQIKERGQAVEVRWSFDKCQEATAGFTIGRVLHTLEVLDSHSFERSDFSNSLDSLCNRIFGLGPSKDGHEISSDDDAVVSLLCEWAVSCKRSGRHRAMVVAKLLEKRQAEIEAERCGESEAADEKGSIASGSLSAPSAPIFQDVLLQFLDTQAPMLTDPRSESERVEFFNLVLLFCELIRHDVFSHNMYTCTLISRGDLAFGAPGPRPPSPFDDPGDDPERKEAEGSSSSKLEDPGLSESMDIDPSSSVLFEDMEKPDFSLFSPTMPCEGKGSPSPEKPDVEKEVKPPPKEKIEGTLGVLYDQPRHVQYATHFPIPQEESCSHECNQRLVVLFGVGKQRDDARHAIKKITKDILKVLNRKGTAETDQLAPIVPLNPGDLTFLGGEDGQKRRRNRPEAFPTAEDIFAKFQHLSHYDQHQVTAQVSRNVLEQITSFALGMSYHLPLVQHVQFIFDLMEYSLSISGLIDFAIQLLNELSVVEAELLLKSSDLVGSYTTSLCLCIVAVLRHYHACLILNQDQMAQVFEGLCGVVKHGMNRSDGSSAERCILAYLYDLYTSCSHLKSKFGELFSDFCSKVKNTIYCNVEPSESNMRWAPEFMIDTLENPAAHTFTYTGLGKSLSENPANRYSFVCNALMHVCVGHHDPDRVNDIAILCAELTGYCKSLSAEWLGVLKALCCSSNNGTCGFNDLLCNVDVSDLSFHDSLATFVAILIARQCLLLEDLIRCAAIPSLLNAACSEQDSEPGARLTCRILLHLFKTPQLNPCQSDGNKPAVGIRSSCDRHLLAASQNRIVDGAVFAVLKAVFVLGDAELKGSGFTVTGGTEELPEEEGGGGSGGRRQGGRNISVETASLDIYAKYVLRSICQQEWVGERCLKSLCEDSNDLQDPVLSSAQAQRLMQLICYPHRLLDSEDGENPQRQRIKRILQNLDQWTMRQSSLELQLMIKQTPNNEMNSLLENIAKATIEVFQQSAETGSSSGNTASNMPSSSKTKPVLSSLERSGVWLVAPLIAKLPTSVQGHVLKAAGEELEKGQHLGSSSRKERDRQKQKSMSLLSQQPFLSLVLTCLKGQDEQREGLLTSLYSQVHQIVNNWRDDQYLDDCKPKQLMHEALKLRLNLVGGMFDTVQRSTQQTTEWAVLLLEIIISGTVDMQSNNELFTTVLDMLSVLINGTLAADMSSISQGSMEENKRAYMNLVKKLRKELGERQSDSLEKVRQLLPLPKQTRDVITCEPQGSLIDTKGNKIAGFDSIFKKEGLQVSTKQKISPWDLFEGLKPSAPLSWGWFGTVRVDRRVARGEEQQRLLLYHTHLRPRPRAYYLEPLPLPPEDEEPPAPTLLEPEKKAPEPPKTDKPGAAAPSTEERKKKSTKSKKRSQPAAKAEDYSMGPGRSGPYGVTVPPDLLHHANPGSISHLSYRQGSIGLYTQNQPLPAGGPRVDPYRPVRLPIQKMPTRSPYPGVLPTAMTSIMGLDPSSYKTSVYRQQQPVVPQGQRLRQQLQQSQGMLGQSSVHQMTPSSSYGLQTSQGYTSYVSHVGLQQHTGPAGTMVPPSYSSQPYQSTHPSTNPTLVDPTRHLQQRPSGYVHQQAPTYGHGLTSTQRFSHQALQQAPMMGTMAPLGTQGVQASVRSASILPEQQQQQQQQQQQQQQQQYHIRQQQQQQILRQQQQQQQQQQQQQQQQQQQQAHQQQQQQQAAPPQPQPQSQPQFQRQGLQQTQQQQQTAALVRQLQQQLSNTQPQPSTNIFGRY encoded by the exons ATGGCGGCCTTCGGGATCCTGAGCTACGAACACCGGCCGCTGAAGCGGCCGCGGCTGGGGCCTCCTGATGTGTACCCTCAAGATCCCAAACAGAAGGAG GATGAACTGACGGCCTTGAATGTAAAACAAGGTTTCAATAACCAGCCTGCTGTCTCTGGGGATGAGCATGGCAGTGCCAAGAACGTCAACTTCAATCCTGCCAAG ATCAGTTCCAACTTCAGCAGCATTATTGCAGAGAAGTTACGTTGTAACACCCTCCCTGACACTGGTCGCAGGAAGCCCCAAGTGAACCAGAAGGACAACTTCTGGCTGGTGACTGCCCGATCCCAGAGTGCCATTAACACCTGGTTCACTGACCTGGCTGGCACCAAGCCACTCACACAACTAGCCAAAAAG GTCCCCATtttcagtaagaaggaagaagtgTTTGGGTACTTAGCCAAATACACAGTGCCTGTGATGCGGGCCGCCTGGCTCATCAAGATGACCTGTGCCTACTATGCAGCAATCACTGAGACCAAGGTTAAGAAGAGACATGTTGTTGACCCTTTCATGG AATGGACTCAGATCATCACCAAGTACTTATGGGAGCAGCTGCAAAAGATGGCAGAATACTACAGGCCAGGGCCTGCAGGAAGTGGGGGCTGTGCTTCCACTATAGGGCCCTTGCCCCATGATGTAGAAGTGGCAATCCGACAATGGGACTACAATGAGAAGCTGGCTATGTTCATGTTTCAG GATGGAATGCTGGACAGACATGAGTTCCTGACCTGGGTGCTTGAGTGTTTTGAGAAAATCCGCCCTGGAGAGGATGAATTGCTTAAACTGCTGCTGCCCCTGCTGCTTCGA TACTCTGGGGAGTTCGTTCAGTCTGCGTACCTTTCCCGCCGCCTCGCCTACTTCTGTACCCGGAGACTGGCCCTGCAGTTGGATGGTGTGAGCAGCCACTCATCTCACGTTATGTCTGCTCAGTCGACAAGCACACTGCCCACCACCCCTGCACCTCAGCCCCCAGCTAGCAGCACCCCCTCTGCACCCTTTAGTGACCTGCTGATGTGCCCTCAGCACCGGCCTCTGGTTTTTGGCCTCAGCTGTATCCTTCAG ACCATCCTCCTGTGTTGTCCTAGTGCTCTGGTTTGGCACTACTCACTGACTGATAGCCGAATCAAGACTGGCTCACCACTTGACCACCTGCCTATTGCCCCCTCCAACCTACCCATGCCAGAGGGCAACAGTGCCTTCACTCAGCAG GTCCGTGCAAAGTTGCGGGAGATTGAGCAGCAGATCAAGGAGCGTGGACAGGCAGTTGAGGTTCGCTGGTCTTTTGATAAGTGCCAGGAAGCTACTGCAG GCTTCACCATTGGGCGGGTGCTCCATACTCTGGAAGTGCTGGATAGCCATAGTTTCGAGCGCTCTGACTTCAGCAACTCTCTTGACTCCCTCTGTAACCGTATCTTTGGATTGGGACCTAGCAAGGACGGGCATGAG ATCTCCTCAGATGATGATGCTGTTGTATCGTTACTGTGTGAATGGGCCGTCAGCTGCAAGCGTTCTGGCCGGCATCGTGCTATGGTGGTGGCCAAGCTGCTGgagaagagacaggcagagattGAGGCTGAG CGTTGTGGAGAGTCCGAAGCTGCAGATGAGAAGGGTTCCATTGCCTCTGGCTCCCTTTCTGCTCCGAGTGCTCCCATTTTCCAGGATGTCCTCCTGCAGTTTCTGGATACACAGGCTCCCATGCTGA ccgATCCCCGAAGTGAGAGCGAGCGGGTGGAATTCTTTAACCTGGTACTGCTGTTCTGTGAGCTGATTCGACATGATGTTTTCTCTCACAACATGTACACCTGCACCCTGATCTCCCGAGGGGATCTTGCCTTTGGAGCCCCTGGTCCCCGGCCTCCCTCTCCCTTTGACGACCCTGGTGATGATCCAGAGCGCAAGGAGGCTGAGGGCAGTAGCAGTAGCAAGCTGGAG GATCCAGGGCTCTCAGAGTCTATGGACATTGACCCTAGTTCCAGTGTACTCTTTGAGGATATGGAGAAGCCAGATTTCTCA TTGTTCTCCCCAACCATGCCCTGTGAGGGGAAGGGCAGTCCATCCCCTGAGAAACCAGATGTTGAGAAGGAAGTGAAGCCCCCACCCAAGGAGAAGATAGAAGGGACCCTTGGGGTTCTTTATGACCAGCCGCGGCACGTGCAGTATGCCACCCACTTTCCCATCCCCCAG GAGGAGTCATGCAGCCATGAGTGCAACCAGCGGTTGGTCGTACTGTTTGGGGTGGGAAAGCAGCGAGATGATGCCCGCCATGCCATCAAGAAAATTACCAAGGATATCCTGAAGGTTCTGAACCGCAAGGGGACAGCAGAAACTG ACCAGCTTGCTCCTATTGTGCCTCTGAATCCTGGAGACCTGACATTCTTAG GTGGGGAGGATGGGCAGAAGCGGCGGCGCAACCGGCCTGAAGCCTTCCCCACTGCTGAAGATATCTTTGCTAAGTTTCAGCACCTTTCACATTATGACCAACACCAGGTCACGGCTCAG GTCTCCCGGAATGTTCTGGAGCAGATCACGAGCTTTGCCCTTGGCATGTCATACCACTTGCCTCTGGTGCAGCATGTGCAGTTCATCTTTGACCTCATGGAATATTCCCTCAGCATCAGTGGCCTCATCGACTTTGCCATTCAG CTACTGAATGAACTGAGTGTAGTTGAGGCCGAGTTGCTTCTCAAATCCTCGGATCTGGTGGGCAGCTACACTACCAGCCTATGCCTGTGCATCGTAGCTGTCCTGCGGCACTACCATGCCTGCCTCATCCTcaaccaggaccagatggctcaGGTCTTTGAGGG GCTATGTGGCGTAGTGAAGCATGGGATGAACCGGTCTGATGGCTCCTCTGCAGAACGCTGTATCCTTGCTTATCTCTATGATCTGTACACCTCCTGTAGCCATTTAAAGAGCAAATTTGGGGAGCTTTTCAG cGACTTCTGCTCCAAGGTGAAGAACACCATCTATTGCAACGTGGAGCCATCAGAATCCAACATGCGCTGGGCACCTGAGTTCATGATTGACACTCTGGAGAACCCTGCAGCGCACACCTTCACCTACACAGGGCTAGGCAAGAGTCTTAGTGAGAACCCTGCTAACCGCTACAGCTTTGTCTGCAATGCCCTTATGCACGTCTGTGTGGGGCACCATGACCCCGATAG GGTGAATGACATTGCAATCCTGTGTGCAGAGCTGACTGGATACTGCAAGTCCCTGAGTGCAGAATGGCTCGGAGTGCTCAAGGCCTTGTGCTGCTCCTCCAACAACGGCACTTGTGGGTTCAACGACCTCCTCTGCAATGTGGAT GTCAGTGACCTGTCTTTTCACGACTCCCTGGCTACTTTTGTTGCCATCCTCATCGCTCGGCAGTGTTTGCTCCTCGAGGATCTGATTCGCTGTGCCGCCATCCCTTCGCTCCTTAATGCTG ctTGTAGTGAACAGGACTCTGAGCCTGGAGCTCGGCTTACCTGCCGCATCCTCCTCCACCTTTTCAAGACACCTCAACTCAATCCTTGCCAGTCAGATGGAA ACAAGCCTGCTGTGGGAATCCGCTCCTCCTGTGACCGCCACCTGCTGGCTGCCTCCCAGAACCGCATCGTGGATGGAGCTGTGTTTGCTGTGCTCAAGGCTGTGTTTGTACTTG GGGATGCGgaactgaagggttcaggcttcACTGTGACAGGCGGAACAGAAGAACTtccagaggaggagggaggaggtggcAGTGGCGGGCGGAGGCAGGGTGGCCGCAACATCTCTGTGGAGACGGCCAGTCTGGACATCTATGCCAAGTACGTGCTCCGCAGCATCTGCCAACAG GAATGGGTAGGAGAACGGTGCCTTAAGTCGCTGTGTGAGGACAGCAATGACCTCCAAGACCCAGTGCTGAGCAGCGCCCAGGCCCAGCGCCTCATGCAGCTCATCTGTTACCCACACCGACTGCTGGACAGTGAAGATGGGGAGAACCCCCAGCGGCAGCGCATTAAGCGCATTCTTCAG AACTTGGACCAGTGGACCATGCGCCAGTCTTCCTTGGAGCTGCAGCTCATGATCAAGCAAACCCCTAACAAT GAGATGAACTCCCTCTTAGAGAACATTGCCAAGGCCACAATCGAGGTTTTCCAACAGTCAGCGGAGACAGGGTCATCATCTGGAAACACTGCAAGCAACATGCCCAGCAGCAGCAAGACCAAGCCTGTGCTCAG CTCTCTGGAGCGCTCTGGTGTATGGCTGGTGGCCCCCCTCATTGCTAAACTGCCCACCTCGGTCCAGGGGCATGTGTTAAAGGCCGCTGGGGAGGAACTGGAGAAGGGCCAGCACCTTGGTTCCTCTTCCCGCAAAGAACGTGATCGACAAAAGCAGAAGAG CATGTCCTTGCTGAGCCAGCAGCCCTTCTTGTCCCTGGTGCTGACATGTCTGAAAGGGCAGGATGAACAACGGGAGGGACTCCTTACCTCCCTCTACAGCCAGGTGCACCAG ATTGTGAATAATTGGCGAGATGACCAGTACTTAGATGATTGCAAACCAAAGCAGCTGATGCATGAGGCTCTCAAACTGCGGCTCAACCTG GTGGGGGGCATGTTTGACACAGTGCAGCGCAGCACCCAGCAGACCACAGAGTGGGCTGTACTCCTGCTGGAGATCATCATCAGCGGCACTGTTGACATGCAGTCCAACAA TGAGCTCTTTACCACTGTGTTGGATATGCTGAGTGTGCTCATCAATGGGACCCTGGCTGCGGATATGTCCAGCATCTCTCAAGGCAGCATGGAGGAAAACAAGCGTGCCTACATGAACCTGGTGAAGAAGCTGCGG AAAGAGTTGGGGGAGCGCCAGTCAGACAGTCTGGAAAAAGTCCGCCAGCTGCTGCCACTGCCCAAGCAGACCCGAGATGTCATCACATGTGAGCCACAGGGCTCCCTGATTGACACCAAGGGCAACAAGATCGCAGGCTTCGATTCCATCTTCAAGAAGGAG GGTCTACAGGTCTCCACCAAACAAAAAATCTCCCCCTGGGATCTTTTTGAGGGCTTGAAGCCGTCAGCACCACTCTCTTGGGGCTGGTTTGGGACAGTCCGGGTCGACCGGCGAGTGGCCCGAGGAGAGGAGCAGCAGCGGTTGCTGCTCTACCACACCCACCTGAGGCCCCGGCCCCGTGCCTACTACCTGGAGCCCCTGCCGCtgccaccagaagatgaggaacCCCCTGCTCCCACCCTGCTAGAGCCTGAGAAGAAGGCTCCAGAGCCCCCCAAAACTGACAAGCCCGGGGCTGCTGCCCCCAGTACTGAGGAACGTAAGAAGAAGTCCACCAAGAGCAAGAAACGCAGCCAGCCAGCTGCCAAGGCAGAG GACTATAGCATGGGCCCTGGGCGGAGTGGCCCCTATGGTGTGACGGTGCCTCCAGATCTCCTGCACCATGCTAACCCTGGCTCTATATCCCACTTGAGCTACAGGCAGGGCTCCATAGGCCTGTACACCCAAAACCAGCCACTGCCTGCAG GTGGCCCTCGTGTGGACCCCTACCGCCCCGTGCGGTTACCAATACAGAAGATGCCAACCCGATCCCCTTACCCGGGAGTACTGCCCACAGCCATGACTAGCATCATGGGACTGGATCCCTCCTCTTACAAGACCTCTGTGTACCGACAGCAGCAGCCTGTGGTGCCCCAAGGACAGCGCCTTCGCCAACAGCTCCAG CAGAGTCAGGGGATGTTAGGACAGTCCTCTGTCCACCAGATGACTCCCAGCTCTTCCTATGGCTTGCAGACCTCCCAG ggCTATACTTCTTATGTTTCCCATGTGGGATTGCAACAACACACAGGCCCCGCAGGTACCATGGTGCCCCCCAGCTACTCCAGCCAGCCTTACCAGAGCACCCACCCGTCTACCAATCCTACTCTTGTAGATCCTACTCGCCATCTTCAGCAGCGGCCCAGTGGCTATGTGCACCAGCAGGCCCCAACCTATGGACATGGGCTGACCTCCACTCAGAG GTTTTCACACCAGGCACTGCAGCAAGCGCCCATGATGGGTACTATGGCTCCGCTGGGCACCCAGGGTGTCCAGGCCAGTGTCCGGTCAGCTTCCATCCTGcctgagcagcagcagcagcagcagcagcagcagcagcagcagcagcagcaacagTACCACATccggcagcagcagcagcaacagATCCTGCGG cagcagcagcagcagcagcagcagcagcagcagcagcagcagcagcagcagcagcagcaagcacaccagcagcagcagcagcagcaggcggctcccccacagccccagccccagtcccAACCTCAG TTCCAGCGGCAGGGGCTTCAGCAGACACAGCAACAGCAGCAGACAGCAGCTTTGGTCCGGCAACTCCAACAACAGCTCTCCA ATACCCAGCCACAGCCCAGTACCAACATATTTGGACGCTACTGA
- the IL2RG gene encoding cytokine receptor common subunit gamma, protein MLKPPLPLRSLLFLQLLLLGVGLNAMLPTPIGNEDITADFFLTSRLPGTLSVPIRPLPEVQCFVFNVEYMNCTWNSSSEPQPTNLTLYYWYKNSDDDKVRECGHYLFSEEITSGCWLRKEEIHLYQTFVVQLQDTQEPKRQAIQMLKLQDLVIPWAPENLTLRNLSESQLELSWSNRYLDHCLEHLVQYRSDRDRSWTEQSVDYRHSFFLPSVDGQKLYTFRVRSRYNPLCGSAQHWSEWSRPIHWGSTTSKENPSLFALEAVLIPLSSMGLIIGLICVYCWLERAMPRIPTLKSLEDLVTEYHGNFSAWSGVSKGLAESLQPDYSERLCHVSEIPPK, encoded by the exons ATGTTGAAGCCACCATTGCCACTCAGATCCCTCTTATTCCTGCAGCTGCTtctgctgggggtggggctgaaTGCAATGCTCCCCACGCCCATTGGGAATGAAGACATCACAGCTG ATTTCTTCCTTACCTCTAGACTCCCTGGGACCCTCAGTGTTCCCATCCGGCCCCTCCCAGAGGTCCAGTGTTTTGTGTTCAATGTCGAGTACATGAATTGCACTTGGAACAGCAGCTCTGAGCCTCAGCCCACCAACTTGACTCTGTACTATTG GTACAAGAACTCAGATGATGATAAAGTTCGGGAGTGTGGTCACTATCTATTCTCTGAAGAGATAACTTCTGGCTGTTGGTTGCGAAAAGAGGAGATCCATCTCTACCAAACATTTGTTGTCCAGCTTCAGGACACACAGGAACCCAAGAGGCAGGCCATACAGATGCTAAAACTGCAGGATCTGG TGATCCCCTGGGCTCCAGAGAATCTAACTCTGCGCAACCTGAGTGAATCCCAGCTAGAACTGAGCTGGAGCAACAGATACTTGGACCACTGTTTGGAGCACCTGGTGCAGTACCGGAGTGACCGGGACCGCAGCTGGACT GAACAATCAGTGGACTATAGGCATAGCTTCTTTCTGCCTAGTGTGGATGGGCAGAAACTGTACACATTCCGGGTTCGGAGCCGCTATAACCCACTCTGTGGGAGTGCCCAGCATTGGAGTGAATGGAGCCGACCAATCCACTGGGGCAGCACTACTTCAAAGG AGAATCCTTCGTTGTTTGCATTGGAAGCTGTGCTTATCCCCCTTAGCTCCATGGGATTGATTATCGGCCTCATCTGTGTGTACTGCTGGCTGGAACG GGCCATGCCCCGAATTCCTACCCTCAAGAGCCTAGAGGATCTGGTTACTGAATACCATGGGAACTTTTCG GCCTGGAGTGGTGTGTCTAAAGGATTGGCGGAGAGTCTGCAGCCAGACTACAGTGAACGGCTCTGTCACGTCAGTGAGATTCCCCCAAAATGA